The Sandaracinus amylolyticus genomic interval GCGACGAGCTCGAGCGCGAGGTGCTCGAGATCGACGATCTGGTGGGCGAGCTGCTCGCGAGCTCACGATTGAGCTTCGACGCGATCGAGCGACGCCCGCTCGAGGCGCTCGATCTCGGTGCGCGCGCGCTGGAGCGCGCCGGGCTCTCGATCGATCTGCTGGAGAGCGACGAGGAGAGCGTGCCGTTCGACGGCGATGCGACGCTGCTCGGGCGCGCGCTCGCGAACCTGCTCGAGAACGCGAAGCGACACGCGGGCGGCATCGTGCGCCTGGTGATCGAGCGCGACGTGCAGGGCGGCTTGGTGTTCGCGGTCGACGACGACGGGCCGGGGTTCGCGGGCGACGAGATCGAGAAGGTGTTCGATCCGTTCTATCGCGGCGAGCGACGCGCGGGCGCGAGCGCGGGATCGCTCGGGCTCGGGCTCTCGCTGGTGCGGCGCATCGCGCAGGCACACGGCGGTCGCGCGTGGGCCGAGAACCGTCGGGGCGGCGGGGCGCGCGTCGCGTTCCGGGTCGCGCCGCGACAAACCTGACATCATGCTGACAGAGGTCCGCTCCACGATGCTCGCATGAGCAAGTCGAAGAGTGTGATCACCTGGTTCGAGATCCCCTGCGCCGACCTCGATCGTGCTGCGCGCTTCTACGAGGCGATGACCGGCACGAAGCTGCGCCGCATGGAGTTCGTCGGCGTTCCGCACGCGATGCTCGCGTCGTCGGAGGACGTGGACGTCGGCGGCGCGCTGGTCGCCGATCCGAACAACGCGCCGTCGGGCAAAGGCACGGTCGTGTACCTCGACGCGCGCGGCGAGCTCGACGCGTGGCTCGAGCGCGCGCAGCGCGCGGGCGGGACGATCGCGCTCCCGAAGACGTCGATCGGCGAGATCGGCGAGATCGCGTTCGTGATCGACACCGAGGGCAACCGCGTCGGGCTGCACACGCGCTGATCGGTCACCGGCGGAGGTCGTGCACGAACCGCGCGACCTCCGCCGGTGAGCGCAGTCGATGCAGCGTGAGATGCGTGGGGGCGGTCTCGAAGAGCGCGTCGTAGCGCGCGCGGATGTCGTCGAAGCGCGTCCACGCCCAGAGCACGACGTTCTCCTCGGGCTCGCGGCTCGCGAGCGCGCGCCACGACTCGCGGTTTCCGTTCCACAGCTCTTCGCGCGTGATCACGCGGCGGAGGCTGCGCGCGACGAGCCGGCGCATGACGAGCCCGCGCGGCAGGTCGAGCCACACGACCGTGTCGGCGCGCCGCTGCACGACATCGCCGAGCTTCGAGACGTACTGACCGCACACGACCCACGCGTCCGACGCGTCGAGCCGAGCCTCGACCCGCGCGCGGAATTCGGGCGTCGGAAGCGGGCGCCAATCGGCCTGGTGGTGGATCGCGTCGAGCTCGACGTGGGGGAGCGCGAGGCACGACGCGACCGTGCGCGCGAGCGTCGTCTTGCCCGCGCCGGACGAGCCGACGATCCACACCCGGCGCATCGACGCGATCGTGTCACGTCGGCGGCGTGACGCGCAGCGTGTCGTCGACGTGCACGCGCGGGGTCGGCTTCGTCGTCTCGTCGGCGGGCGCGGTCCAGCGCACCCGTTGCTGAGGCTCGTAGCCCAGCTCGCGCTTCGCGCGCGCGCCGTCGAGCACGCCGCTCCACCGGAAGCGCCGGCGGTTGAGCGACCACTCGAACTCGGTGCCGCGCACCCGCGCGCGCGCCGTGTAGAGCGGACCGATCAGCGACGCGCCGATCGGGATCGCGATCCGCTTCGCGTACGCGATCGCCGCGCTCAGCGGGAGCACGTCCGCGCCGGGCACGTTGAACACGCCCTGGGCGCGCGATCCGAGCGCGAGCTCGGTGGCGCGCGTCGCGTCCTCGATCGAGATCACGTCGAGCATCGGATCGTGCCCGATGGGCCGATAACAAACGCGCGACGAGAGGTAGTCGAAGAGCTGGCTGCCGCACTCGGGCGCGAAGGTCTCGGCGAGGCGCAGCACCGCGATCGAGAGCGGTGAGAGCCCCATGCGCACGCACACCGTGAGGTCCGCCTCGACGCGATCACGCACCCGCTGCGGCATCTCGGGGCCCATCTCGATCGGATGATCTTCGCCGATCAGCGCGGGCAGCTGCGCATCGACGCGATAGATCTCCGCGGACCCGACGTACACGAAGCGACGGATCGTCGGGTGGCGCTCGGCGAGCTGAAGCATCTCGCGCGTCGCGTCGACGTTCAGCGCGTGCACGCGACGGCCCTCGGCGCGCACGCTGCGGTGATGCGCGGAGTGCACGACGGCGTCGATCGCGAGATCGCGCGCGGGACCGAAGAGCAGCTCGCGCACGTCGCGCGAGCGCGTGAGGTCGAGCGGCAAGTAGTGCAGCCGTCGATCCTGCACGCCGGGCCACGTCCGCTCCGCGGCGACGGCGAGCACCGTGGTGCCGTCGCGCCGCGCGAGGAGGCGCTCCACCAGCGCGCGACCGAAGAGCGTCGTCGCGCCCGTCACCAGCACGCCGGTCATCGGAAGATCCCCTTTCGCTCGCGCAGTCCCTCGTCGACGAGCGCCTGCACCGCGGCCTGCACCTCGCGCGCGAGCGTTCGTGCCGCGGCGGGATCGTCGGCCTGTCGCGCCGAGAAGCGCCCGCGCGGATCGATCGGCGCGCCGTAGCGGATGCGGTAGCGCACCGGCAGCGGGATCGGCGTCGCGGGGATGGGCAGGTAGGGCGCGCCCCACGCGTGGAACGACTCGATGCGCGCGAGCTCGGGCCACTGCTCCTCGGACCCGATGATGCCGACCGGCACGATCGGCGCACCGTGTTGGATCGCGAGCTCGGCGTGGCCGACGCGGAACGGGCGCAGCTGGTAGCGCTCCGCGAAGGGCTTCGCGATCCCGGGCACGCCCTCGGGGAAGATGCCGAGGAGCTCTCCGTCGTCGAGCAGGCGGTCGACCGTCCCGCGCGTGCCGCCGACCACGCCGCTGCGGCTGAACGCGGTGCCGACGAACGGCAGTCGCGGCACGAACGTGTCGGCGACCATGCGCGCGACGCGCGGCGGGCTCGTCTGCCGCAGCACGTCGGCCCACAGCATCATTCCGTCGAGCGGCAAGAGGCCCGCGTGGTTCGCGGCGAGGATCGCAGGGCCCGTGCTCGGGACGTGCTCGGCGCCGCGCGAGTCCACGCGGAACCACACGTCGTAGAGGAAGCGTGTGGTCGCGGCCGAGAGCTTCACCGAGTCCGGGTGCATGCCCAGCCGGTCCCAGCCGTGCCCTGCATCGCGCAGCTGCAGCCCGGCGAGGCGCTCTCGCTGCGCGGCGGGCAAGAGCGCGCGCGTCACTGCGCGCGAGACGTGGCCGGCGAGGCTCATGTCCCTCGCACGTGCGCACCGACGTGTGATCGCGCAATCCGGTCACGCTCGCGGGGCGCGACGCATCATCCACGCCCGCAGATCCCCGAGCGCCGGGATCGTGACCTCCTCTGCGATCTCGAACCCGTGCCGCTGGTAGAGCAGCACGCTCTCGCGGCGATCGGTCTCGAGGTACGCCAGCATCCGCGCCTGGTCGGCGCGCGCACAGAACGCTCGCAGCAGCGCGCTTCCGACGCCGCGTCCCTGCACCGCGGGCTCGACCCCGAGCACCCAGAGGTAGAAGTGCGGCTCCCGCGGATGGAACGGATGCACCTCGTGGTCGTATCGCGCGTAGCGCCATGCGCCGCGCACGCCGGTCCCGAGCGCGCCTCCCGCCATCC includes:
- a CDS encoding VOC family protein, with the protein product MSKSKSVITWFEIPCADLDRAARFYEAMTGTKLRRMEFVGVPHAMLASSEDVDVGGALVADPNNAPSGKGTVVYLDARGELDAWLERAQRAGGTIALPKTSIGEIGEIAFVIDTEGNRVGLHTR
- a CDS encoding NAD-dependent epimerase/dehydratase family protein, producing MTGVLVTGATTLFGRALVERLLARRDGTTVLAVAAERTWPGVQDRRLHYLPLDLTRSRDVRELLFGPARDLAIDAVVHSAHHRSVRAEGRRVHALNVDATREMLQLAERHPTIRRFVYVGSAEIYRVDAQLPALIGEDHPIEMGPEMPQRVRDRVEADLTVCVRMGLSPLSIAVLRLAETFAPECGSQLFDYLSSRVCYRPIGHDPMLDVISIEDATRATELALGSRAQGVFNVPGADVLPLSAAIAYAKRIAIPIGASLIGPLYTARARVRGTEFEWSLNRRRFRWSGVLDGARAKRELGYEPQQRVRWTAPADETTKPTPRVHVDDTLRVTPPT
- a CDS encoding lysophospholipid acyltransferase family protein translates to MSLAGHVSRAVTRALLPAAQRERLAGLQLRDAGHGWDRLGMHPDSVKLSAATTRFLYDVWFRVDSRGAEHVPSTGPAILAANHAGLLPLDGMMLWADVLRQTSPPRVARMVADTFVPRLPFVGTAFSRSGVVGGTRGTVDRLLDDGELLGIFPEGVPGIAKPFAERYQLRPFRVGHAELAIQHGAPIVPVGIIGSEEQWPELARIESFHAWGAPYLPIPATPIPLPVRYRIRYGAPIDPRGRFSARQADDPAAARTLAREVQAAVQALVDEGLRERKGIFR
- a CDS encoding GNAT family N-acetyltransferase translates to MSWRIEAMRDHEGRAAGEMLGRAFSENPVARACLSFCDRDTRLSRVAWLNRGLVEAARRAGTIEVVREGERIVGAQLSFAPGAWPLRASVYPWMAGGALGTGVRGAWRYARYDHEVHPFHPREPHFYLWVLGVEPAVQGRGVGSALLRAFCARADQARMLAYLETDRRESVLLYQRHGFEIAEEVTIPALGDLRAWMMRRAPRA